In Salmo trutta chromosome 24, fSalTru1.1, whole genome shotgun sequence, the DNA window GCTGTTGCCTTCATACTGCACAGGAGAGTGGGCAGGGGAGTTTGGCACTTTACACAAACCACCTCTCCTTGAGTGTGGGAGAGGCAGCAGATGTGACTGTTTTTTTGATGTGTGTTGCCGTTGGGTCATCTAAAAAATATGTGGAAAGAGAATGGAGACTAGCTGAGATAAGGTCTGGATTTTCCCATAAGACATCAGCGAGTAGCAACACCTGGTCTGTTGTTTTGTTAAAAGCAGTAATAAATATAAGGCTTCGTAGGTTGTCTTGACCAAAACATTGTTTTTAGCCAAAAAGTAGGCTATAATAAAAGTTGTTATGTTGTGATTCACGCCTATTTTGTCAGATTATTTTGGGCTGCAGCTCAAAGTGCTGTCTACTTTCCCGTCTGAAGTATCTGAGTCTGTGGGCTAAAATGTTTACTTGAATtcaaattgagctttttggatATGCACTTCATTTATCATTCTGTTTCCGTATGGGTCTTTAGCTATCCCCTTTCTTCCTCTAGGTCCTTTTTGATGGCCCTCAGTGCAAAACTATCCTCTCCAAAGGATGATCAAGGATAAAAAAGTTTCACAGGGAAGGGAATAGATATGGAAATTAGCTCTACACACTATTTGTAACATACATATTCTAGAAATTGCTTTCACTGATATCTCCTTGATGGTTCGATTTTCTTTCGAAGTACAGGAGAACTAACTAACTGAGTGGAGTGAAACCCACAAACGCTTCAAAGTTAAAACAACATTTGGAGGACCCAAGGGTTTACTATTTCAAGCATAGCGTAATGAAGCGCCCTGCTAACATCAACAGGATATATTTCAAAGACGAGAGGAGGCAAAAAAGTTATTAAGCTGTCAGTTGCATTCTCTCATGGCGACCTGCCTTTGGTATAGTATAACATAATGTAGAATGTCAAGGTTGTAGACCAAAGAGAGATGAGCTTAATACAATTCAGTGTCTATAGGGTTTCACATGAATTTCCAATAATAGTAATGCATACCTTGAAATCTCACATTGAATGTTCTCTCCACCCATCTCGAGGTAGAGGaatttgtgttttgtgtgtgcagAAATGACATGGTCAGACCCacccccaaccacacacacacagagacactagGGATTTGTGTTTTTCTTGTAATTGCCACATCCAAAATCCTATCTTCTGGGATGTGGAACTTGTAAATATCTGGGGGATATTTACATTCTGTCACCGTTTGGCAATCCATTATTTGTGCTTTCAATTATATTAGTGAGCAGGTTGCAAGTCTGATATATTGTTCTAATCAGAATGCATCAGGCCCATTTAATGAGATTGTCAAGTGTCGCTAATTAGATATAAATAAGCCATTAGTTAATCCAGTTTTTTTCTATTTCATCTCCAGAGACTATGAAAGGCTGTTGACGACTAACTCTGCCATTGGCTGAAAGGGAACCCAGTAGAGCAGCCTGAGCACATAGGTTGTGTGTGCAGGGAAAGAACCAACAATGGCCGCCAATAGAATCAGGGCGACCAACAACATTGCACTGCCACGCTGCAAGTCAGAGGGGACACTCATTGATCTCAGTGATGGAGTCTCTGAATCTAACTGCCTCACAGATGTCAAAGGTACGCTAATGAAGTTGATTCATATTTGAGATATTTTGTTGTAGTATTGATTACCTGATAACAGATGTACTTTTTTTGGTGTTCTTTTTTTGCAGTGCCTTCTCCCAGTGCCTTAAGACTGGACGCCACTGCCTCCTTTGGCACTGCCAGGGAAGTCATTGCCATTAAGGATTACTGTCCCTCCAGCTTTACCACCCTCAAGTTCTCCAAGGGAGAACATCTCTTTGTGCTGGACACATCGGGTGGAGAGTGGTGGTACGCCCACAACAACACTGAGATGGGTTACATCCCTGCGGCATACGTCCAACCCATCAGCTACCGGGACTCCTCCTTCAGTGACAGCGGTATGATCGACAGCTTAGGAGACTGCTCTGTTGAGGAGGGAGCCAAGGAGCTGGACCTCCTTGAAGATTGGACCGGGGTGATCCTGAAACCCACTGCCCCCCAAAACGGGAACCCTTTTGCCCCCCATCACCAGCCCCTTAGTCGTAGCGCCACCAACCCTTTCCTCAATGGAGCCCTTCAGGGTTCACTGGATCAGAACAGTAATGAGAACAGTAAGTCAGTGGATCTTCTTCTTTTTGACACCGCACCCTCATTCCCACCAAACTCCACTAGCAGCACTGTCAACATCAATGGCTTTGGCAGTGGCATCTTTGATCTGAACCACATCAGCCCCAGCCTGGGAGTGGGTCAGACCTTACGCAGGGACAACCCATTCTTCAGAAGCAAGCGATCTTATAGTCTCTCAGAACTTTCCATCCTGCAGGCTCAGAATGATGCCCCAAAGGCATCCTCCAGTTTCTTTGGAGGCCTGAAAGCCCCTGCGCCTGAGCAGTTCCAGAGCCGAGAGGATTTCCGGGAAGCATGGCTCAATCACCGCAAGCAAGCCAGGTCCTGCCATGACCTGGACTCCTTGGGCCAGAACCCAGGCTGGGGCCAAACGCAGCCGGTAGAAACCAACATTGTCTGCCGTCTAGACAGTTCTGGAGGAGCTGTCCAGCTTCCAGACACCAGCATCAGCATTCACATCCCTGAGGGACACGTGGCCCCTGGAGACACCCAGCAGATCTCTATGAAGGCCCTGCTGGACCCGCCTCTGGAACTCAACAACGACCGCTGCACCACTGTGAGCCCAGTTGTGGAGATCAAACTCAGCAACATGGAGACCAAAACCACAGTCACCCTTGAGATGAACGTGTCAGttgtggtgaagaaggagagcagacagacaacagaggTCATGTGTGTGAGGAGTGACTGCAAGGAGGGCCCCTACACACCAATCCCACAGGCGTACATGTATGGGGACACCGTCCAGGTCTGTCTGGATAACCTTGAGCCCTGCATGTATGTGTCTGTTGTGGCCCAGGCACAGTCGGTTGCTCCAGACACCACAGTTTGGGATAACGTGGTGAAAAAGGTCACCCTGGGCGTCTATGGGCCTAAGCACATTCACCCATCCTTTAAGACTGTGGTGGCTATCTTCGGCCATGACTGTGCCCCAAAGACATTACTGGTGAGTGAGGTGGGGAGGCAGGCCCACTCTGCTCCTCCAGTGGCCCTTCAGCTCTGGGGGAAGCACCAGTTTGTCCTGGCTAGACCACAGGATCTTCGGGTCGGGGTTTACTCCAATATGGCCAACTATGAGGTCAAGGACAGCGAGCAGGCCAGGGTGGTCAGGGGGTTCCAGGTCAAACTAGGAAAGGTTAGCCGGCTTGTCTATGTGATCGCCTCACGCACTGCTGACGATGTCTCAGATTTCACATTGCGGGTCCAGGTCAAGGATGACCAGGACTGTATTCTCGCCCAGTTCTGCGTTCAAACACCAACACCTCCACCCAAGACTGGTCCACGGACGTCTGCGCAGAGGCGGTTCCTGAAGAAGAAGGAAGTAGGGAAAATTGTTCTGTCCCCTCTGGCCATCACTAACAAGTACCCTGTGTTCCATGACCGACGAATCCACAACCTGAAGTTTGGTAAATTTATCAAAACAGTCATCCGTCAGACCAAGAACCAATACTTACTGGAGTACAAAAAGGGGGATTACGTTGCCCTTCTGAGCGAGGAGAAAATCAAACTGAAGGGACAGTTGTGGACTAAGGAATGGTACATTGGTTACTATCATGGTAGGACAGGACTTGTCcatacaaaaaatgttttggtgGTGGGGAAAGTGAAGCCCATTTACTTCAGCGGTGCTGAACTTACCACTACACTCTTACTGGAGCAGATACTTAAGCCCAGCAAGTTCCTGACGTACATCTATGCCTCTGTAAGGACTATTCTGATGGAGAACATAGGAAGCTGGAGGGCGTTTGCTGATGCCCTGGGTTACGTCAACCTACCACTGACACATTTCTGCCATACAGAGCCCGACAGTGAGCCTGAGAGGGTGGCGTCTGTTCTGGAGAAGCTGAAGGAGGACTGCAACAATGCAGAGGGCAAGGAGAGGAAGTCCTTCCAGAAGGAGCTGATGACTGTAAGTAATGGCCTAAGGCAGGGTTCCCAACTGGAGGCCCGCAAACCGAATTTGGCTCATGAGTGGTGTTattccccccctccaccccaaagttttctgagcaaaaaaaatataaaaataaacagtactagacaaaagtttggacacgtactcattccaaggtttttctttagttttactatccatgtagtaactaaaaaagtgttaaaaaaagtatccaccctttgccttgatgaagctttgcacactcttggcattatctcaaccagcttcatgaggtagtcacctggaatgaatttcaatgaacaggtttgccttgttaaaagttcatttgtggaatttctttccttaacctctctgggcaagcgtcccacctactcaacagccagttgaatcccgtggcgcgttattcaaataccttagaaatgctattacttcaatttctcaaacatatgactattttacagcattttaaagacaagacactcgttaatctaaccacactgttcgatttcaaaaaggctttacaacgaaagcaaaacattagattatgtcagcagagtacccagccataaataatcacacccatttttcaagctagcatataatgtcacataaagccaaaccacagctaaatgcagcactaacctttgatcttcatcagatgacaatcttaggacattatgttatacaatacatgcatgtctgttcaatcaagttcatatttatatcaaaaaccagctttttacattagcaggtgactagcatgtgactagcattcccaccgaacacttccggtgaatttactaaattactcacgataaacgttcacaaaaaacataacaattattttaagaattatagatacagaactcctttatgcaatcgctatgtccgattttaaaatagcttttcggtgaaagcacattttgcaatattctaagtagatagcccggcatcacagggctagctatttagacacccagcaagtttagcattcaccaaagtcagatttactataagaaaaatgttattacctttgctgtcttcgtcagaatgcactcccaggacttctacttcaataacaaatgttggtttggtcccaaataatccatagttatgttcaaacagcggcgttttgttcgtgcattcaagacactatccgaagggtaaataagggttacgagcattgtgcatttcgtgacaaaagaattctaaatattccattaccgtacttcgaagcatgtcaaccgctgtttaaaatcaatttttatgccacttttctcgtaaaaaagcgataatattccgaccggcaaagcctgtttacattcaacgagagaaaaagtaaaagcatgctatccccttatgcacgagcctcgtctaatggccctctgatagagcacttgccaaatgcgctagtgtgtttcagcctgggcattgaattacgtcattcagctttttcccgggttctgagagcctatgggagccgtaggaagtgtcacgttacagcaaagatcctcagtcttcaataaacagaggcaagaagaacaaccacttgtcagacaggccacttcctggtgagaatcttctcaggtttttgcctgccatatgagttctgttatactcacagacaccattcaaacagttttagaaactttagggtgttttctatccaaagccaataattatatgcatattctagttactgggcaggagtagtaaccagattaaatcgggtacgtttttttatccggccgtgtaaatactgccccctatccccaacaggttaatgcgtttgagccaatcagttctgttttgacaaggtaggggtggtatacagaagatagccttatttggtaaaataccaagtccatattatggcaagaacagctcaaataagcaaagagacatgacagttcatcattactttaagacatgaaggtcagtcaatacggaaaatttgaagaacttttaaggtttcttcaagtgcagtcgcataaaccatcaagcgctatgatgaaactggctctcatatgaggaccgccacaggaaaggaagacctagctagagttaccgctgctgcagaggataagttcattagagctaccagcctcagaaattgcagcccaaataaatgcgtcacagagttcaagtaacagacacatctcaacatcaactgttcagaggagactatgtgaatcaggccttcatgctctaattgctgcaaataaatcactagtaaaggacaccaataagatgaaGAGACTTTCTTAGGCCAAGAAActtgcaatggacattagaacggtggaaatcctttggtctgatgagtccaagtttgagatttttggttccaaccgccgtgtctttgtaagacgcatagtaggtgaacggatgatctccacatgtgtggttcccaccgtgaagcatggaggaggaggtgtgatggtgttgggggtgctttgctcgtGACACTCTCTGTGATTAAATTTtgaatgtatttagaattcaaggcacacttaaccagcatgctaccacaacattctgcagcgatacaccatcccatctggtttgcgcttagtgggactatcattggttTTTCCACAaaacaatgactcaacacacctccaggctgtgtaagggctatttgaccaagaaggagagtgatggagtgctgcatcagatgatctggcctccacaatcacctgacctcaacgcAAATcaggtggtttgggatgagttggactgcagagtgaaggaaaagcagccaacaagtgctcagcatgtgtgggaactccttcaagactgttggaaaagcattctaggtgaagctagttgagagaatgccaagagtgtgcaaagctgtcatcaaggcaaagggtgactactttgaagaatctcaaatataaaatatattttgatttgtttaacacttttttggttactacgtgattccatatgtgttatttaatcgtttcgatgtcttcactattattctacaatatataaAGAGAATAAATAAAGAGAAATCccagaatgagtaggtgttcaaacttttgactggttgtgtgtgtgtgtgtgtgtgtgtgtgtgtacagttgaagtcggaagtttacatgcaccttagtcaaatacatttaaactcagtttttcacaattcccgacATTTAATCCTAAGAATATttccctgtcttacgtcagttaggatcaccactttattttaagaatgtgaaatgtcagaataatagtagagagaattatttatttcaactgttatttctttcatcacattcccagtgagtcagaagtttacatacactcaattagtatttggtagcattgccttcaaattgtttaacttgggtcaaatgtttcgggtagccttccacaagcttcccacaataaattgggtgaatgttggcctattcctcctgacaagagctggtgtaactgagtcaggtttgtaggcctccttgctcgcacatgctttttcagtgctgcccacaaattttctatgggattgaggtcaggtctttgtgatggccttaacttcttgactga includes these proteins:
- the LOC115160835 gene encoding SH3 domain-binding protein 4 is translated as MAANRIRATNNIALPRCKSEGTLIDLSDGVSESNCLTDVKVPSPSALRLDATASFGTAREVIAIKDYCPSSFTTLKFSKGEHLFVLDTSGGEWWYAHNNTEMGYIPAAYVQPISYRDSSFSDSGMIDSLGDCSVEEGAKELDLLEDWTGVILKPTAPQNGNPFAPHHQPLSRSATNPFLNGALQGSLDQNSNENSKSVDLLLFDTAPSFPPNSTSSTVNINGFGSGIFDLNHISPSLGVGQTLRRDNPFFRSKRSYSLSELSILQAQNDAPKASSSFFGGLKAPAPEQFQSREDFREAWLNHRKQARSCHDLDSLGQNPGWGQTQPVETNIVCRLDSSGGAVQLPDTSISIHIPEGHVAPGDTQQISMKALLDPPLELNNDRCTTVSPVVEIKLSNMETKTTVTLEMNVSVVVKKESRQTTEVMCVRSDCKEGPYTPIPQAYMYGDTVQVCLDNLEPCMYVSVVAQAQSVAPDTTVWDNVVKKVTLGVYGPKHIHPSFKTVVAIFGHDCAPKTLLVSEVGRQAHSAPPVALQLWGKHQFVLARPQDLRVGVYSNMANYEVKDSEQARVVRGFQVKLGKVSRLVYVIASRTADDVSDFTLRVQVKDDQDCILAQFCVQTPTPPPKTGPRTSAQRRFLKKKEVGKIVLSPLAITNKYPVFHDRRIHNLKFGKFIKTVIRQTKNQYLLEYKKGDYVALLSEEKIKLKGQLWTKEWYIGYYHGRTGLVHTKNVLVVGKVKPIYFSGAELTTTLLLEQILKPSKFLTYIYASVRTILMENIGSWRAFADALGYVNLPLTHFCHTEPDSEPERVASVLEKLKEDCNNAEGKERKSFQKELMTALLKMDCQGLVARLVMDFVLLTTAVEVAGRWRELAERLSKVSRLQMDAYEAPHRNKNGVVDNEAMWKPAYDFLLTWAAQIGDSYRDVIQELHMGLDKMKSPITKRWKHLTGTLILVNCLDMLRSSAFSSASQDDCAI